The following proteins are encoded in a genomic region of Hyla sarda isolate aHylSar1 chromosome 3, aHylSar1.hap1, whole genome shotgun sequence:
- the LOC130361014 gene encoding piggyBac transposable element-derived protein 4-like, whose amino-acid sequence MSRRRMYSTEEAYAFLASSSGSDSGEELLYLPSSSSSSTDSDEEPPRHRPRPGPSTSPSINIEPGPSAISELINLIVEETNRYAEQFIAANPQEYHARPYQWTPTNALELKNFFALLFNMGIVKKPTIRSYWSNDMLYHTPLYRSVMPRARFEALLKFLHYANNENCPPPSDPNFDRIYKIRPLVNYLNQKFSEVYTPEKEIAVDESLVHFKGRLHFRQYLPNKRARYGVKLYKLCESATGYTHKFRVYEGKDSKIEPPECPPVLKTTGKIVWDLVHPLLDQGYNIYLDNFYTSVPLLQCLFAKGTVACGTIRRNQRDLPKIFVRQKLKKGESKAVCKDNMMLVKYQDKRDVLVLTTLHPDRSTPVQVRGTTESAPKPVCIQDYNKFMGGVDLSDQALQPYTALRKTKAWYKKLPLHLFQITMYNSFVVYKRAGNTCTYLQFQENVIKDFLFGDPEGEESRATGSENRIVPGQHFPAVLPRRESGSRQQKRCRVCSKRGIRKCTIYHCETCPHIPGLCIEDCFKIYHTTYDI is encoded by the coding sequence ATGTCAAGGCGTCGCATGTACAGcactgaggaggcatatgccttcttgGCATCTTCCTCTGGTTCAGATAGTGGTGAAGAGTTGTTATATttgccctcttcttcttcctcttccactGATTCTGACGAGGAACCTCCCCGCCACCGCCCTAGGCCAGGTCCTAGTACCAGTCCTAGTATCAATATTGAGCCAGGTCCTAGTGCCATCTCTGAGCTGATTAATTTGATAGTGGAGGAAACCAACCGGTATGCTGAGCAATTCATTGCGGCCAATCCACAGGAATATCATGCTAGGCCTTATCAATGGACGCCAACCAATGCACTAGAGCTCAAAAatttttttgcccttttgtttaACATGGGCATAGTTAAAAAGCCCACAATTCGCTCCTATTGGAgtaatgatatgctttaccataCTCCACTGTACCGGTCGGTCATGCCAAGGGCTCGGTTTGAAGCCCTCCTCAAATTTCTACATTATGCTAATAATGAAAATTGTCCACCTCCCAGTGATCCAAATTTTGATCGCATATATAAAATTCGGCCCCTTGTTAATTATTTAAATCAAAAATTTTCTGAAGTTTACACCCCAGAAAAAGAGATTGCAGTGGACGAATCTCTTGTGCACTTCAAAGGAAGGTTGCACTTTAGGCAATACCTGCCTAACAAACGGGCCAGGTATGGGGTAAAACTTTATAAGTTGTGCGAGAGCGCAACCGGCTATACGCACAAATTCAGAGTCTATGAGGGGAAAGACTCTAAAATAGAGCCCCCAGAGTGTCCCCCCGTACTAAAAACAACAGGAAAAATTGTATGGGATCTAGTTCACCCCCTGCTAGATCAAGGGTATAACATCTACCTTGATAATTTTTACACTAGCGTCCCATTACTACAATGCCTGTTTGCCAAGGGGACTGTGGCCTGTGGTACCATCAGGCGAAATCAAAGGGATCTGCCTAAAATTTTTGTACGGCAAAAGTTGAAGAAGGGTGAAAGCAAGGCTGTGTGCAAGGACAACATGATGCTTGTGAAGTACCAGGACAAGCGTGATGTTCTTGTACTAACCACCTTACACCCAGACAGATCCACCCCTGTCCAAGTCCGTGGTACCACAGAGAGTGCCCCTAAACCTGTGTGTATCCAGGACTATaataagttcatgggaggggtggaTCTGTCAGATCAGGCCTTGCAGCCGTACACTGCCCTACGCAAAACTAAGGCCTGGTATAAAAAATTGCCACTGCACCTCTTCCAAATTACCATGTACAATTCATTTGTGGTGTACAAACGTGCAGGAAATACATGCACATACCTGCAATTCCAGGAAAATGTTATTAAGGACTTTCTGTTTGGGGATCCGGAAGGGGAGGAAAGCAGAGCCACAGGATCGGAGAACAGAATAGttccagggcaacattttcctgCGGTACTTCCCCGTAGAGAATCGGGGAGTAGGCAACAGAAGCGGTGTCGGGTGTGCTCCAAGCGTGGCATTAGAAAATGCACTATATACCACTGTGAGACATGTCCCCACATACCCGGTCTGTGCATTGAAGACTGTTTTAAAATCTATCACACAACATATGATATCTAA